The Papaver somniferum cultivar HN1 chromosome 3, ASM357369v1, whole genome shotgun sequence genome includes a region encoding these proteins:
- the LOC113356449 gene encoding tetratricopeptide repeat protein 33-like, whose product MWRMKISWKSKQKSGSKRPIPLVSPNLPFESAEEEDDNCNNNNKTSNVIEASNTTIEEQNKKKKLDHTETDNQKTLISSVAVPEDLHLSQTFQSQGNKLAEDGRYREALTKWEAALTLTPDIAVLHEQKAQILLEIGETWNALKAATRATELEPSWSEAWVTLARTQLNFGEPDASIESLDKALSIQPDSKEAQDDRETALHLVKKRKQLHESGLNETDIRYTVGDRSRTS is encoded by the exons aTGTGGAGAATGAAGATATCATGGAAAAGCAAGCAGAAAAGCGGCAGTAAACGACCTATCCCTCTAGTATCCCCAAATCTCCCCTTCGagtcagcagaagaagaagacgacAATTGCAACAATAACAATAAAACCAGCAatgtaattgaagcatcaaatacAACAATCGAAGAACAGAATAAGAAAAAGAAGCTTGATCATACTGAAACTGACaatcagaaaaccctaatttcttctgtTGCTGTTCCTGAAGACTTACATCTCTCTCAGACCTTTCAGTCTCAAGGCAATAAGCTTGCTGAG GATGGGAGATACAGGGAGGCATTAACAAAGTGGGAGGCTGCACTTACACTGACTCCTGATATAGCTGTTTTACATGAACAAAAGGCACAAATTCTTCTTGAGATTGGAGAAACTTGGAATGCGTTAAAGGCAGCCACTC GGGCAACTGAATTGGAACCCTCATGGTCCGAG GCTTGGGTAACACTTGCAAGAACACAGTTAAACTTTGGGGAGCCAGATGCATCAATTGAAAGCCTCGACAAGGCATTATCGATCCAG CCTGATTCTAAGGAGGCACAAGATGACAGAGAAACTGCATTGCATCTAGTAAAGAAGAGAAAACAGCTGCATGAATCTGGCCTGAACGAAACTGACATTCGTTACACGGTTGGAGATAGGTCGAGAACCTCATAA